A single Cupriavidus sp. D39 DNA region contains:
- a CDS encoding transposase, which produces MTIGLAVLAVGVPAALPGQSLVVYDPGTAMIVDLVPCEDAHAQERAIMETLLASAQPAELWIADRNFSTRAILAGWQRRGSAFIVREHGRNPSPSELDPLREMGRVETGIVYEQAVSIPDESNAPLVLRRIELHLDGATEDGDTVIRLLTNVPSAHLTAEAVARLYRRRWSIGNMFQRLESVLNSEIRSLSQPRAALLAFGVAALAYNVLSVIATAMRIRHELDTSDIELSPYYLASEIRATYAGMMIAVPPEVWQAYDLLTPAQLGRELIKMATHVDPRAMRKHTRGPKAPKKNGYVAGCVARRHVSTARVIKAGRVV; this is translated from the coding sequence ATGACGATCGGCTTAGCCGTCTTGGCCGTGGGCGTGCCCGCGGCCTTGCCAGGGCAGTCATTGGTCGTCTATGACCCGGGCACGGCGATGATCGTCGATCTGGTGCCCTGTGAAGATGCGCACGCCCAGGAGCGGGCCATCATGGAAACCCTGCTCGCATCGGCCCAGCCGGCCGAACTGTGGATCGCCGATCGCAACTTCAGCACCCGGGCGATTCTTGCCGGGTGGCAGCGTCGCGGCAGCGCCTTCATCGTGCGGGAGCACGGCCGCAATCCGAGCCCCAGCGAGCTGGATCCGTTACGCGAAATGGGCCGGGTCGAAACCGGCATCGTGTACGAGCAAGCGGTCAGCATCCCAGATGAATCGAACGCGCCGCTGGTGCTGCGGCGCATCGAGCTGCATCTGGATGGCGCCACCGAGGATGGTGACACCGTCATCCGCCTGCTGACCAATGTCCCGTCCGCCCATCTGACGGCCGAGGCCGTCGCCCGGCTATACCGGCGACGCTGGAGCATAGGGAATATGTTTCAGCGGCTGGAATCGGTGCTCAACAGTGAGATTCGTTCGTTGAGCCAACCGCGCGCGGCGCTGCTGGCCTTCGGCGTGGCGGCGCTCGCGTATAACGTACTGAGCGTGATTGCGACTGCGATGAGAATCCGGCATGAGCTGGATACCAGCGACATCGAGCTCTCACCGTATTACCTCGCCAGCGAAATCCGGGCAACTTATGCCGGCATGATGATCGCGGTGCCGCCCGAGGTGTGGCAGGCCTATGACCTCCTCACCCCAGCTCAGCTCGGTCGCGAGTTGATCAAGATGGCGACGCACGTTGATCCCCGCGCGATGCGCAAACATACGCGGGGACCGAAAGCGCCGAAGAAGAACGGCTATGTGGCCGGATGCGTAGCACGGCGGCATGTTTCTACCGCCCGTGTCATCAAGGCTGGACGTGTCGTCTAA
- a CDS encoding phage integrase N-terminal domain-containing protein: MRMVDRNRDGSYATQAARREVLAQVAHDLKDMGFRMLPATGLKPKHVAALVNRWQASGIALGTMKNRMSHVRWWAEKVGKRNCVPRTNAELGIGRRRYVTNVSKALVLASGDIEKITDERLRCSVELQQAFGLRREECLKFQPRYALTGLTPDVVREIQLKPTWCKGGRARAVPVTNEHQRAVLARAVALCGSGSMIPKNLKYVDQLHRYVWAVERAGMSKLHGLRHEYAQQRYHQLTGWLAPAAGGPVSAQFTPQQRAVDRAARLQVSAELGHNREEITAVYLGR; the protein is encoded by the coding sequence ATGCGTATGGTTGACCGCAATCGGGATGGCTCGTATGCGACCCAGGCGGCCCGCAGGGAAGTGCTCGCGCAGGTGGCTCATGACCTCAAGGACATGGGCTTCCGAATGCTTCCTGCTACCGGGTTGAAGCCAAAGCATGTTGCCGCGCTGGTCAATCGTTGGCAGGCCTCCGGCATTGCTCTGGGCACCATGAAGAACCGTATGTCACATGTACGGTGGTGGGCAGAGAAGGTCGGCAAGCGGAATTGTGTTCCGCGTACGAATGCCGAGCTGGGCATTGGCAGGCGCAGGTATGTGACCAACGTTTCTAAGGCACTGGTGCTGGCGTCGGGTGATATCGAGAAAATTACCGATGAACGTCTGCGCTGTTCTGTCGAGTTGCAGCAGGCCTTTGGGTTGCGCCGAGAGGAGTGCCTCAAGTTTCAGCCGAGGTATGCGCTGACAGGCCTTACGCCGGATGTAGTACGGGAGATACAGCTCAAGCCAACCTGGTGTAAGGGCGGCCGGGCACGTGCTGTGCCTGTCACGAATGAGCATCAGCGGGCTGTGCTTGCGCGTGCGGTAGCGCTCTGTGGAAGTGGCTCCATGATCCCGAAGAATCTCAAGTACGTCGACCAGCTCCACCGCTATGTCTGGGCTGTCGAGAGGGCTGGCATGTCGAAGTTACATGGCCTTCGGCATGAGTATGCCCAGCAGCGTTACCACCAGCTCACCGGCTGGCTTGCTCCTGCCGCGGGTGGTCCAGTGTCAGCACAGTTCACGCCGCAGCAGCGGGCCGTGGATCGTGCAGCACGGCTCCAAGTGTCTGCCGAGTTGGGCCACAATCGCGAGGAGATTACAGCCGTTTATCTAGGCCGCTAA
- a CDS encoding IS3 family transposase (programmed frameshift), translating to MASASGTDSEVVARARRRQFSNADKRRILEAADRCTKPGEIGALMRHEGVYSSSLSTWRRQREAAELAALAPQKRGPKFDETRAEARHIAQLTRERDNLRRRLDKALLVIDVHKKTCSLAGQSDRRRHRQAVMAAVQELTPALGASAACHALGVPRGTPARQRAHLRRMAFIGPLPRSTARPRPPLALDALENQVLLDTLNSERFADTAPAAIHATLLDEGRYLGSVRTMYRLLAANGGSRERRNQLVHPAYVKPELLARAPNQVWSWDITKLKGPARWTCFHLYVILDIFSRHVVGWLIAGRESAELAEQLIADSVARHDIAPGVLTLHADRGASMRSKPVAALLVDLDITKSHSRPHVSDDNPFSESQFKTMKYRPDFPARFGCIEDARAHCQAFFAWYNTVHRHSGIGFMTPHSVHYGLAQELHLTRQAALDTAFRASPNRFKGRRPEPPRLPTAVWINPPPSEAITPNTPQSGTVNS from the exons CTGGCGTCAGCGTCCGGCACCGATTCAGAGGTCGTTGCTCGCGCTCGGCGCAGGCAATTTTCCAACGCCGACAAGCGCCGCATACTGGAGGCGGCTGACCGCTGCACCAAGCCCGGAGAGATCGGCGCGCTGATGCGCCATGAAGGCGTGTACTCGTCATCCTTGAGCACGTGGCGGCGCCAGCGCGAGGCTGCCGAACTGGCTGCCCTTGCCCCACAAAAGCGCGGACCCAAATTCGACGAGACTCGGGCCGAGGCGCGGCACATCGCGCAGCTCACGCGCGAGCGCGATAATCTCAGGAGGCGACTCGACAAGGCGCTGCTGGTGATCGACGTCCA CAAAAAAACTTGCAGCCTTGCTGGGCAATCCGATCGACGACGACACCGACAAGCCGTAATGGCGGCTGTGCAAGAGCTCACTCCGGCCCTGGGCGCGAGCGCGGCCTGCCATGCCCTGGGCGTGCCGCGCGGCACGCCTGCCCGGCAGCGGGCCCACCTGCGTCGCATGGCCTTCATCGGTCCACTGCCACGGTCCACTGCCCGGCCCCGGCCACCGTTGGCTCTGGATGCCCTGGAAAACCAGGTGCTGCTGGACACCCTTAACAGCGAGCGCTTCGCCGACACCGCGCCGGCGGCGATACACGCCACGTTGCTCGACGAGGGCCGCTACCTGGGCTCGGTGCGCACCATGTACCGGTTGCTCGCGGCCAATGGCGGCTCGCGCGAGCGACGCAACCAGCTTGTCCATCCGGCCTACGTCAAGCCTGAGTTGCTGGCGCGCGCGCCTAACCAGGTGTGGTCGTGGGACATCACCAAACTCAAAGGGCCAGCCAGGTGGACGTGCTTCCACCTCTACGTCATCCTGGACATCTTCAGCCGCCATGTCGTGGGCTGGTTGATCGCCGGGCGCGAGAGCGCGGAGCTCGCTGAACAGCTCATCGCCGACAGCGTGGCACGCCACGATATCGCCCCCGGCGTGCTCACGCTTCATGCCGATCGCGGTGCCAGCATGCGCTCTAAACCGGTGGCCGCGTTGCTGGTCGACCTGGACATCACCAAAAGCCACAGCCGGCCTCACGTATCTGACGATAATCCCTTCTCGGAGTCGCAGTTCAAGACGATGAAGTACCGCCCGGACTTCCCCGCGCGCTTCGGCTGCATTGAGGATGCGCGCGCCCACTGCCAGGCATTCTTCGCCTGGTACAACACCGTGCATCGGCACTCGGGCATCGGATTCATGACGCCGCACAGCGTTCATTATGGGCTCGCCCAGGAGTTGCACCTCACCCGTCAGGCAGCACTCGACACAGCATTCCGGGCGTCCCCAAACAGATTTAAAGGGCGTCGCCCTGAACCACCGCGGCTGCCCACAGCAGTCTGGATCAACCCGCCCCCATCGGAGGCCATTACCCCAAACACACCACAGTCCGGCACAGTAAATTCATGA
- a CDS encoding cupin domain-containing protein, whose product MAESLSKSTASAGDAATDASPTKFSHVRPQDTAFVDQGLRDFFLYRDLGIAEATGGKLLVQLVKANQPPEQGTGWHRHEAQFHVVLMLKGWARFMYEDKETLVATGDCVHQRPGITHFLFDYSPDMEYLEIVGPADFGTVEVEGPCAVPAVTPWPADHDAA is encoded by the coding sequence ATGGCCGAGTCCCTCAGCAAGTCCACCGCGTCCGCCGGCGATGCTGCCACGGACGCCTCTCCCACGAAGTTCTCCCACGTGCGCCCGCAAGACACCGCCTTCGTCGACCAGGGTTTGCGCGATTTCTTCCTGTATCGCGACCTGGGCATCGCCGAGGCCACCGGCGGCAAGTTGCTGGTGCAACTGGTCAAGGCCAACCAGCCGCCCGAGCAAGGCACAGGCTGGCACCGGCACGAGGCGCAGTTCCATGTGGTGCTGATGCTCAAGGGCTGGGCGCGCTTTATGTACGAGGACAAGGAGACGCTGGTGGCGACCGGCGATTGTGTGCACCAGCGCCCCGGCATCACGCATTTCCTGTTCGACTACTCGCCGGATATGGAGTACCTGGAGATCGTGGGGCCAGCGGATTTTGGCACCGTCGAAGTCGAGGGCCCGTGCGCGGTGCCGGCGGTGACGCCGTGGCCGGCGGACCACGACGCCGCTTAA
- a CDS encoding O-antigen ligase family protein produces the protein MSLAILALMVVYLGSKLYFGVPWNVIDNPSRILLALLACVVFMRTVPDPTAIWRGITIALVASLAIVAIQHYTLGEERPSAWTQAIAFANMVAALGLVGFARPGTSRCAHGLAWVNLVLAAMILFLNGTRGATLAMLLTALPLLFVRYRGLSAARFFAAIALFAALGVGAYLIPGGPVAQKIDQVRNEVGQFEKGDVETSVGARLEVWRIAAKSITTHPWMGVGVGQFARILHASDFCKSTKSAACNLEHAHNDVVEAAATTGLPGMLALLGIFLIPAVLFLRTLRACRSNDNALGVSLSGAGLGVVMASLISGLTQVTMAHQANIVFYAGIIGLLLGLAGVQAKLPRAAKANA, from the coding sequence TTGAGCCTGGCCATTCTGGCCCTGATGGTCGTCTACCTGGGATCAAAGCTGTACTTCGGCGTACCGTGGAACGTCATCGACAACCCGTCAAGAATTCTACTTGCCCTACTGGCCTGCGTGGTGTTCATGCGCACGGTCCCGGATCCCACTGCAATCTGGCGTGGGATCACCATCGCACTGGTAGCTAGTCTCGCAATCGTCGCCATTCAGCACTACACGCTAGGCGAAGAACGACCGTCCGCGTGGACACAGGCCATTGCGTTCGCCAACATGGTCGCCGCGCTTGGTTTAGTCGGCTTTGCTCGACCGGGCACCAGTCGTTGCGCGCACGGGTTGGCTTGGGTGAACCTTGTGCTTGCAGCGATGATCCTGTTCTTGAACGGGACACGAGGGGCAACGCTCGCCATGCTTCTCACCGCGCTTCCGCTGCTCTTTGTCCGGTACCGCGGACTGAGCGCTGCAAGGTTCTTTGCTGCAATAGCGCTTTTTGCAGCGTTGGGCGTTGGCGCCTATCTGATTCCGGGCGGTCCTGTAGCGCAGAAAATTGATCAGGTGCGCAACGAGGTCGGGCAGTTCGAGAAAGGGGATGTGGAAACATCCGTCGGCGCGCGTCTGGAGGTATGGAGAATCGCGGCAAAGTCGATCACCACGCACCCTTGGATGGGCGTAGGAGTGGGGCAGTTTGCCCGAATCCTGCATGCATCTGACTTCTGCAAGAGCACCAAGTCCGCGGCCTGCAATCTGGAGCACGCACACAACGACGTGGTGGAGGCTGCCGCAACCACCGGCCTACCCGGCATGCTCGCGCTGCTGGGTATATTCCTTATTCCTGCAGTCCTGTTTCTGCGGACGTTGCGCGCATGCCGCAGCAATGACAACGCGCTCGGCGTCAGCCTCAGTGGGGCTGGCCTTGGCGTCGTGATGGCAAGTTTGATCAGCGGCCTAACGCAAGTGACGATGGCGCATCAGGCGAACATCGTCTTCTACGCCGGCATTATTGGGCTGTTGCTCGGTCTAGCCGGGGTGCAAGCAAAGCTTCCCCGCGCCGCCAAGGCAAATGCCTGA
- a CDS encoding ISL3 family transposase, translating to MSSEPRRSCALRGTAWHVMERAVLRGRAAKANEMPRLMGVDEKAIAKGHRYMTLVCDLEEATVEYIGEERKQASLAAYFEAFPVADREAIDAISLDMWPAYINACQANVPGADEKMVFDRFHIMRHVIEAVDKVRKQEHKALLKAGDDTLARSKYLWLTNPENMLEPSRERFNALRTMELKTARAWALKEALRGLWNYRTTGWATRFWRRWYFWATHSRLAPMIDAARLIACHLPNVLTYFKHRITNAVAEGLNSKIATVQKRACGYRNPDHFKIAVYFHCGGLNLHPAALTHTKVG from the coding sequence ATGTCAAGCGAGCCGCGGAGATCTTGCGCATTACGTGGGACTGCCTGGCACGTGATGGAAAGAGCTGTATTGAGGGGGCGGGCGGCGAAAGCCAACGAGATGCCCCGGCTGATGGGCGTGGATGAAAAGGCAATCGCCAAGGGACATCGCTATATGACGCTGGTGTGCGATCTGGAAGAAGCGACGGTGGAATACATCGGAGAAGAGCGCAAGCAGGCCAGCTTGGCCGCTTACTTCGAGGCCTTCCCGGTGGCGGATCGCGAGGCCATTGACGCAATCAGCCTGGACATGTGGCCGGCCTACATCAACGCCTGCCAGGCCAATGTGCCTGGCGCAGACGAGAAGATGGTCTTTGACCGCTTCCACATCATGCGCCATGTCATTGAGGCGGTGGACAAAGTCAGAAAGCAGGAGCACAAGGCGTTGCTGAAAGCCGGAGACGACACCCTTGCTCGCAGCAAATACCTGTGGCTGACCAACCCGGAGAACATGCTGGAGCCGTCCAGGGAACGCTTCAATGCACTGAGGACGATGGAGCTGAAAACAGCTCGAGCCTGGGCCTTGAAGGAGGCGCTGCGGGGGCTGTGGAATTACCGCACCACCGGCTGGGCCACACGCTTCTGGAGGCGCTGGTACTTCTGGGCGACCCATAGCCGGCTGGCGCCGATGATTGACGCCGCCCGGCTGATCGCCTGCCACTTGCCGAATGTGCTGACCTACTTCAAACATCGCATCACCAATGCCGTTGCCGAGGGGTTGAATTCCAAGATCGCCACTGTCCAGAAGCGAGCCTGCGGCTATCGCAATCCGGACCACTTTAAGATCGCCGTCTACTTCCACTGCGGTGGTCTCAACCTACATCCGGCTGCGCTGACCCACACGAAAGTCGGATGA
- a CDS encoding polyhydroxyalkanoate depolymerase: MLYQVYQTYADLMQPACCVADMVSSTLAANPRLAGCEPMRATRAACDVLALSRLTHHRPPFAIDSVMVNGTPVQVTEEVTASTPFCSLLHFRKHGVSGQPRVLLVAPMSGHFATLLRGTVQTMLRDHDVYITDWHNPRDISLAHGRFGFDEYVYHLMDFLRALGGGTHLMAVCQPTVAALAAVALMAEDSDPAQPPSLILMAGPIDARINPTKVNELATSQPIEWFERSLTSYVPFRFAGAMRRVYPGFMQLIAFMSMNSERHQQAFRDLYDLRANGQHDRADAIQVFYEEYFATMDLTAEFYLETVSMVFQEFLLAQGLLDVGRRRVNPHAIHRTALLTVEGERDDICAIGQTMAAQELCGSLRPYMRMHHVQTGVGHYGVFNGKRWDSQVYPLVRNAVHMNA; the protein is encoded by the coding sequence ATGCTGTATCAGGTGTACCAGACTTATGCGGATCTCATGCAGCCCGCCTGCTGCGTGGCCGACATGGTGTCGAGCACCCTTGCCGCCAACCCGCGCCTGGCAGGCTGCGAGCCGATGCGCGCCACGCGCGCGGCCTGCGACGTGCTGGCGCTGAGCCGGTTGACGCATCATCGCCCGCCCTTCGCCATCGACAGCGTGATGGTGAACGGCACACCGGTACAGGTCACGGAGGAAGTGACCGCGAGCACGCCGTTCTGCTCACTGCTGCACTTTCGCAAGCACGGCGTCTCGGGCCAGCCGCGCGTGCTGCTGGTGGCGCCGATGTCGGGCCACTTTGCCACGCTGCTGCGTGGCACCGTGCAGACCATGCTGCGCGATCACGATGTCTATATCACCGACTGGCACAACCCGCGCGACATCTCGCTGGCGCATGGCCGCTTCGGCTTTGACGAGTACGTCTACCACCTGATGGATTTCCTGCGCGCGCTTGGCGGCGGCACGCACCTGATGGCGGTATGCCAGCCCACCGTGGCCGCGCTCGCCGCCGTGGCGTTGATGGCCGAGGATAGCGATCCGGCACAGCCGCCGAGCCTAATCCTGATGGCCGGCCCCATCGACGCGCGCATCAACCCGACCAAGGTCAATGAGCTCGCCACCAGCCAGCCGATCGAATGGTTCGAGCGCTCGCTCACCAGCTACGTGCCGTTTCGCTTTGCCGGCGCGATGCGTCGCGTGTATCCCGGCTTCATGCAGCTGATTGCCTTCATGAGCATGAACAGCGAGCGCCACCAGCAGGCCTTCCGCGACCTCTATGATCTGCGTGCCAACGGCCAGCATGATCGCGCGGATGCCATCCAGGTGTTTTACGAAGAGTACTTCGCCACCATGGACCTGACCGCTGAGTTCTATCTGGAGACTGTGAGCATGGTGTTCCAGGAATTCCTGCTGGCACAGGGCCTGCTCGACGTCGGCAGGCGCCGCGTGAACCCGCACGCGATCCACCGCACGGCACTCCTCACGGTGGAGGGCGAGCGCGACGATATCTGCGCCATCGGGCAGACCATGGCCGCGCAGGAACTGTGCGGCAGCCTGCGGCCCTATATGCGCATGCACCACGTGCAAACCGGCGTGGGGCATTACGGCGTGTTCAATGGCAAGCGCTGGGATTCGCAGGTTTATCCGCTAGTGCGCAACGCCGTCCATATGAACGCGTAA
- a CDS encoding aldose epimerase: MPPLNSMHFQGQELIRVGDDSSFLLLAPEFGARLVRWVHRGEDILYWPENADWSQLARVRGGNPILFPFIARHFVDGVPGAWKDASGTVRALPVHGFARDLPFAVTQFEAGRSLTMTLQASDATRAAYPFEFLFEVTYRLLDDGLEATLRTSNAGEQALPYYAGHHFYFPLAHQARAASTLAMPAAQRMRQRPDGSLESNGQGAETYRLDDPRLQDTFHVLQAQAVAPRISALATPPDATAPHGRKLVIELDTPGSTPWFAVTTWSERADSDFYCVEPWLGLPNAIHHGTGLRWLAPGQEEAAVCWLRLDP, from the coding sequence ATGCCGCCTCTCAATTCTATGCATTTCCAAGGCCAGGAACTGATCCGGGTCGGAGACGATTCGAGTTTCTTGCTGCTCGCCCCGGAGTTTGGCGCCCGCCTGGTGCGCTGGGTGCATCGCGGCGAGGACATCCTTTACTGGCCGGAGAACGCCGACTGGTCCCAGCTGGCCCGCGTGCGAGGCGGCAACCCAATCTTGTTCCCCTTTATTGCCAGGCACTTCGTCGACGGCGTGCCCGGCGCATGGAAAGACGCCAGCGGCACCGTGCGGGCGTTGCCGGTCCACGGCTTCGCACGCGACCTGCCCTTCGCGGTCACGCAGTTTGAGGCGGGACGCAGCCTGACCATGACGTTGCAAGCTTCGGACGCAACGCGCGCGGCCTACCCCTTCGAGTTCCTGTTCGAGGTCACCTACCGGCTGCTCGACGACGGCCTCGAAGCCACGTTGCGCACGAGCAATGCCGGCGAGCAGGCGCTGCCTTACTACGCTGGCCATCATTTCTACTTCCCGCTTGCCCACCAGGCGCGCGCCGCTTCCACGCTGGCCATGCCGGCCGCGCAACGGATGCGCCAGCGCCCCGACGGCTCGCTGGAGTCGAACGGCCAAGGCGCTGAGACCTATCGGCTCGATGACCCACGCCTGCAAGACACATTTCACGTACTGCAGGCACAGGCTGTAGCGCCGCGCATCAGCGCGCTGGCCACGCCGCCCGATGCCACCGCCCCGCATGGCCGCAAGCTGGTGATCGAGCTGGATACGCCGGGCAGCACGCCGTGGTTCGCGGTCACCACCTGGTCGGAGCGCGCCGACTCCGACTTCTATTGCGTGGAACCCTGGCTCGGCCTGCCCAACGCCATCCACCACGGCACCGGCTTGCGCTGGCTCGCGCCAGGCCAGGAAGAAGCGGCGGTCTGCTGGCTGCGGCTGGATCCATAG